Part of the Methanofollis sp. genome, TCACCTCCGGATCCCAATCGACGATCTTTTCTTTGGCCACCTCCGCGTGATCCGTGCCCAGTTCGGCCGCCACATTCTTCGCGTTGACGAACATGAAGGGGGGATAGGCAGGTTCGGTCGACTGCAGCCCCTGCGGGCCGTAATACGCGATGCCTCCGACATACACGCTCTTCTTCTCAGAGTCGGGCACGCCCTCCGTCCGGCTGTTCAGGTCCGCGATCGTCGAATCGAAGAACTCGATGACCCCCTCCGCGCGCTCTTCCTTGCCGACGATCGATCCCATAAGGCGGAGATCCCTGTCCACATCGCTGCGGTAGACGCCGAGATCCCCGTAGTTCAGGCACACGACCGGAATACCGCCGGTTTTTTCCTGAAGTGCATCCGCCTCCGCGGCCTGATAGACATATGTCTTGAAAATGACCTGCGGCTGGGGGTCGAGCGCAACAATCTTTTCCGGATCGTCCCTTCCGAGGTACTCTCCGAAGACAGGATAGTTCTTGAACTGAGGGTTAGCGATGGCATAGGGGCGCGTATCATATTGCTGCACCTGCGCTTCGATGGAATCCACGCCGACGATCAGGTCCTCTGCCTGGAGATAGGTGAGGTACCTGAGAGCTCCCGCGTTCGAGCAGATGACATGCTCGGGCGATGTCGGCACCTCCACCCGGCGTCCGAGATCGTCGGTAACGAACCAGGTGTTGCGGAGACATGCACTGGCTGCGGACTGCAGGTCGTCTTTGTCCAGGTGGGGCGTCGCCTCGCCGAGGAACGTCGCTTCCATAAAAGGAATAATCGCATCTGCCAGTTCTGTTTCGGAGACGCACCGATCGTCGTCGGTGTCCCCGGGAATGCCGGCGCTTACCGCAGCCACCATGGCACAGAGAAGCGCCAACGCCATAATACACACAGACCATCTGTTTTTGCCTGGAATTATCATGCCTGACCACCGTCCCTCATTCATCTCTTCATCTCCCGTCTCCAGCCCGCGAGGGCCGCCGCACCAAGAAGCCCCCCTGCACTGCCGAAGACCCCGACCGCGGACTGTACCGGCGTCGTCT contains:
- a CDS encoding iron ABC transporter substrate-binding protein — protein: MVAAVSAGIPGDTDDDRCVSETELADAIIPFMEATFLGEATPHLDKDDLQSAASACLRNTWFVTDDLGRRVEVPTSPEHVICSNAGALRYLTYLQAEDLIVGVDSIEAQVQQYDTRPYAIANPQFKNYPVFGEYLGRDDPEKIVALDPQPQVIFKTYVYQAAEADALQEKTGGIPVVCLNYGDLGVYRSDVDRDLRLMGSIVGKEERAEGVIEFFDSTIADLNSRTEGVPDSEKKSVYVGGIAYYGPQGLQSTEPAYPPFMFVNAKNVAAELGTDHAEVAKEKIVDWDPEVIFVDLGTLGSPPETSALNQLKNDPAYANLSARNSGEIYGLVSYNYYTTNLGSVIADGYYIGKVLYPDRFSDIDPVQKADEIYTFLVDDAVFDTLNNAFYGKGFTKLTL